In Sphingopyxis sp. FD7, a single window of DNA contains:
- a CDS encoding IclR family transcriptional regulator, whose translation MSHIMRNRTPQLSSLKRTLAMLDAVIADGGRSNVTALAESTGIPPATAHRQITTLVAEGYLKPSGNGRHVAGSRLLGLLHKLDEKQLIANVAAPILHALAMQVKSVVQLGTLENEMVTYRIKTGRGSGNLFTRIGMQLEAYCSGIGKILLANLPDLERGAYLAGGPFVALTDRTITDPIQLADELELIRKQGFAVDDGEIAIGLRCLAVPIRNANGDVLSAISVSQAQGSKTAIGDAELLLKLRACAARIENEAFGPQHS comes from the coding sequence ATGTCTCATATAATGAGAAATAGAACGCCGCAGCTCTCGTCACTAAAGCGTACACTGGCGATGCTGGACGCTGTGATCGCCGACGGGGGGCGTAGCAACGTAACTGCGCTGGCTGAATCGACTGGAATTCCCCCTGCTACTGCGCATCGGCAGATAACCACACTTGTTGCCGAAGGATATTTGAAGCCCTCTGGCAACGGGCGTCATGTCGCAGGCTCACGACTATTGGGCCTATTGCACAAACTGGACGAGAAGCAGCTGATCGCCAACGTGGCTGCCCCCATCCTCCATGCACTCGCAATGCAAGTGAAGAGCGTCGTCCAGCTTGGAACTCTGGAAAACGAGATGGTCACTTACCGAATCAAGACAGGTCGCGGGTCCGGCAATCTGTTCACGCGTATTGGCATGCAGCTCGAAGCCTACTGCTCTGGTATCGGCAAGATCCTGCTGGCGAATCTTCCCGATCTCGAAAGGGGCGCTTACCTTGCAGGAGGTCCTTTTGTGGCCCTGACGGATCGAACCATTACCGATCCCATCCAATTGGCAGATGAGCTTGAATTGATCCGTAAACAGGGCTTTGCCGTCGACGATGGAGAGATTGCGATCGGATTGCGATGTTTGGCTGTTCCTATCCGCAACGCGAACGGCGACGTACTCTCGGCGATTTCTGTTTCGCAGGCGCAGGGCTCAAAAACAGCGATTGGCGATGCGGAATTGTTGCTCAAGTTGCGGGCTTGCGCAGCTCGAATTGAGAACGAAGCCTTTGGCCCCCAGCACTCGTAA
- a CDS encoding 2-keto-4-pentenoate hydratase, whose translation MATPSLDDLARRLRDAYDGGAVEPLRDGLSPEDADCAYAIQEINTRYWVKQGRRIVGRKAGLTAKAVQQQLGVDQPDFGVLFEDMQVSDGGRLDPFRCLQAKAEAEIAFILGADLPSPVSTPAEVAAAVSTVHAAIEIVDSRIADWKITFADTVADNGSSAFFLLAEQGLPIDGLDLANATMEMTVNGRTASTGIGAAVLGNPLNAAVWLAQTLARRGAPLQAGDILLAGALGPMVALKKGDHVRAEIAGIGACSFTFTGA comes from the coding sequence ATGGCGACTCCCAGCCTCGATGATCTCGCACGGCGATTGCGCGATGCCTACGATGGCGGTGCGGTCGAACCGTTGCGCGACGGTCTCTCCCCTGAGGATGCTGACTGCGCATATGCAATACAGGAGATTAACACCCGATATTGGGTAAAGCAGGGTCGGCGTATCGTTGGACGCAAGGCTGGCCTGACCGCCAAGGCGGTGCAGCAGCAGCTGGGGGTCGACCAGCCCGATTTCGGCGTGCTGTTCGAAGACATGCAAGTGTCTGATGGCGGCAGACTCGATCCCTTTCGTTGTTTGCAAGCCAAGGCTGAGGCCGAAATCGCCTTTATTCTCGGGGCTGACTTGCCTTCTCCGGTTTCCACCCCTGCCGAGGTAGCCGCTGCCGTTTCTACGGTGCATGCCGCAATCGAGATCGTCGACAGCCGAATTGCCGACTGGAAGATCACCTTTGCGGACACCGTGGCCGACAACGGCTCCTCGGCCTTTTTTTTGCTGGCGGAGCAGGGCTTGCCAATTGACGGGCTCGATCTGGCGAACGCAACCATGGAAATGACCGTGAACGGTCGGACTGCGTCGACTGGCATCGGCGCTGCTGTTCTTGGGAATCCGCTCAATGCAGCGGTGTGGCTTGCACAAACGCTGGCAAGGCGTGGTGCTCCCTTGCAAGCAGGAGATATCCTTTTGGCCGGCGCGCTTGGTCCAATGGTGGCTCTGAAAAAAGGTGATCACGTTCGCGCCGAAATCGCCGGGATCGGTGCCTGTTCCTTCACATTCACAGGAGCCTGA